Proteins from a genomic interval of Coccinella septempunctata chromosome 2, icCocSept1.1, whole genome shotgun sequence:
- the LOC123307890 gene encoding ejaculatory bulb-specific protein 3-like, protein MKYAAVVVLVFGFVSFARSASTYTDKFDKVDLDALVKNERLFKTYVNCLLDKGPCQPDGLELKTHLPDALLTECIHCTDAQKEGTRKVIRHLLQHKREWWNELEAKYDPKKVYVTKYRDELKKEGIEL, encoded by the exons ATGAAATACGCAGCGGTGGTTGTTCTTGTCTTCGGTTTTGTGAGCTTCGCAAGATCCGCCTCAACTTACACTGATAAGTTCGATAAAGTGGATCTGGATGCTTTGGTCAAGAACGAACGTCTCTTCAAAACGTACGTCAATTGTCTGCTGGACAAAGGACCATGCCAGCCAGATGGACTTGAATTGAAAA CCCATTTGCCCGATGCTCTTCTCACAGAATGTATTCATTGCACAGACGCTCAAAAGGAAGGAACAAGAAAAGTAATCCGTCATCTCCTTCAGCACAAACGTGAATGGTGGAATGAACTGGAAGCTAAATATGACCCTAAGAAGGTCTATGTAACCAAATACAGGGacgaattgaaaaaagaagGCATTGAACTATAA